A genomic window from Macaca mulatta isolate MMU2019108-1 chromosome 19, T2T-MMU8v2.0, whole genome shotgun sequence includes:
- the S1PR5 gene encoding sphingosine 1-phosphate receptor 5 has protein sequence MESGLLRPAPVSEVIVLHYNYTGKLRGARYQPGAGLRADAVVCLAVCAFIVLENLAVLLVLGRHPRFHAPMFLLLGSLTLSDLLAGAAYAANILLSGPLTLRLSPALWFAREGGVFVALTASVLSLLAIALERSLTMARKGPAPVSSRGRTMAMAAAAWGVSLLLGLLPALGWNCLGRLDACSTVLPLYAKAYVLFCVLAFVGILAAICALYARIYCQVRANARRLRARPRTAGTTSTRARRKPRSLALLRTLSVVLLAFVACWGPLFLLLLLDVACPARACPVLLQADPFLGLAMANSLLNPIIYTLTNRDLRYAILRLVCCGRHSCGRGLGGSQKSGSAAEASGGLRRCLPPGLDGSFSRSERSSPQHDGRDTSGITGSPDAPTAARTLVPEPAAD, from the coding sequence ATGGAGTCGGGGCTGCTGCGGCCGGCGCCAGTGAGCGAGGTCATCGTCCTGCATTACAACTACACCGGCAAGCTCCGCGGTGCGCGCTACCAGCCCGGTGCCGGCCTGCGCGCCGACGCCGTGGTGTGCCTGGCGGTGTGCGCCTTCATCGTGCTAGAGAATCTGGCCGTGCTGTTGGTGCTTGGACGCCACCCGCGCTTCCACGCGCCCATGTTCCTGCTCCTGGGCAGCCTCACGTTGTCGGATCTGCTGGCAGGCGCCGCCTACGCCGCCAACATCCTACTGTCGGGGCCGCTCACGCTGCGACTGTCGCCCGCGCTCTGGTTCGCACGGGAGGGAGGCGTCTTCGTGGCACTCACCGCGTCGGTGCTGAGCCTCCTGGCCATCGCGCTGGAGCGCAGCCTCACCATGGCGCGCAAGGGGCCCGCACCCGTCTCCAGTCGGGGGCGCACGATGGCGATGGCGGCCGCGGCCTGGGGCGTGTCGCTGCTCCTCGGGCTCCTGCCAGCGCTGGGCTGGAACTGCCTGGGTCGCCTGGACGCGTGCTCCACTGTCCTGCCGCTCTACGCCAAGGCCTACGTGCTTTTCTGCGTGCTCGCCTTCGTGGGCATCCTGGCCGCCATCTGTGCGCTCTACGCGCGCATCTACTGCCAGGTGCGTGCCAACGCGCGGCGCCTGCGGGCGCGGCCCAGGACTGCAGGGACCACCTCGACCCGCGCGCGTCGCAAGCCGCGCTCGCTGGCCTTGCTGCGCACGCTCAGCGTGGTGCTCCTGGCCTTTGTGGCATGTTGGGGCCCACTCTTCCTGCTACTGTTGCTCGACGTGGCGTGCCCGGCGCGAGCCTGTCCTGTACTCCTGCAGGCTGATCCCTTCCTGGGACTGGCCATGGCCAACTCACTTCTGAATCCCATCATCTACACGCTCACCAACCGCGACCTGCGCTACGCGATCCTGCGCCTAGTCTGCTGCGGCCGCCACTCCTGCGGCAGAGGCCTGGGTGGCTCCCAGAAGTCGGGAAGTGCGGCTGAGGCTTCCGGGGGCCTGCGCCGCTGCCTGCCCCCGGGCCTGGATGGGAGCTTCAGCCGCTCGGAGCGCTCGTCGCCCCAGCACGACGGGCGGGACACCAGCGGCATCACAGGCAGCCCTGATGCACCAACAGCCGCCCGGACTCTGGTACCAGAACCTGCTGCAGACTGA